In Horticoccus luteus, the following proteins share a genomic window:
- a CDS encoding sensor histidine kinase produces MDAPSQQLTLEQRFNLFLETACDYAIFFMAADGTITEWSAGAEKIFGYSESAAVGLNGRIIFTPGDIERGVPEQEMARAIREGQANDERWHVRQDGSRLFATGRMVALKDHAGRISGFAKIVRDATPYKTLEQALHASDAQFRATFAQAPIGMVLSDLHGRIQQVNATFCAMTGYAMEDLPGRELVSLTTPSDRDHVRAQIDQLLTGERTSVVVEKQMQRADHTLLWVQNSMALLRDAEGRPLSFIDLCQDISVLKLSAEELERLVAQRTTAVQEKTKQMEAFCYAIAHDLRAPLRAISSYSDILRLDFAPSLPPEAAGHIHRIAASADRLERLISDLLGYTRAQQGPLAFEDVDLTEVALLALERVRRESETQDLQFELLAPLGRVRADRAALDQVFFNLISNAVKFRCTDVSLHLRIFAETKAGRRRVWFEDNGIGVDPQSRHRAFGMFERLHPKLKIPGMGMGLAIVATAMTRLGGSYGIEDNEPAGSRFWIEFPA; encoded by the coding sequence ATGGATGCTCCATCCCAGCAACTCACCTTGGAACAGCGCTTCAACCTGTTCCTCGAAACCGCCTGCGACTATGCAATTTTTTTCATGGCCGCGGATGGCACCATTACAGAGTGGAGCGCCGGGGCGGAAAAGATCTTCGGCTACTCCGAGTCCGCCGCGGTCGGCCTCAACGGGCGGATCATTTTCACCCCCGGCGACATCGAGCGCGGCGTGCCCGAACAGGAAATGGCGCGCGCCATCCGCGAAGGCCAGGCCAACGACGAACGCTGGCACGTGCGCCAGGACGGCTCCCGCCTCTTCGCCACCGGCCGCATGGTCGCCTTGAAAGACCACGCGGGCCGCATCAGCGGGTTCGCCAAAATCGTCCGCGACGCCACGCCCTATAAAACCCTCGAGCAAGCGCTGCACGCGAGCGACGCCCAGTTTCGCGCCACCTTCGCGCAGGCGCCCATCGGCATGGTGTTGAGCGATCTCCACGGACGCATCCAGCAGGTCAACGCCACGTTCTGCGCGATGACCGGCTATGCCATGGAAGACCTTCCGGGCCGCGAACTCGTCTCGCTCACGACGCCGTCCGATCGCGACCACGTGCGCGCGCAAATCGATCAATTGCTCACCGGCGAACGCACCAGCGTCGTCGTGGAAAAACAAATGCAACGCGCCGATCACACGCTGTTGTGGGTGCAAAACAGCATGGCCCTCCTCCGCGATGCCGAGGGCCGGCCACTCTCCTTTATCGATCTGTGCCAGGATATTTCCGTCCTTAAACTGTCCGCCGAAGAATTGGAACGGCTCGTCGCCCAACGCACCACCGCCGTGCAGGAAAAGACGAAACAGATGGAGGCGTTTTGCTACGCCATCGCCCACGACTTGCGCGCGCCTCTCCGCGCCATCTCCAGTTACTCGGACATCCTGCGACTCGATTTCGCACCCTCGCTCCCACCCGAAGCCGCCGGCCACATCCACCGCATCGCCGCCTCCGCCGACCGGCTCGAGCGCCTCATCAGCGACCTGCTCGGCTACACTCGCGCGCAACAGGGTCCGCTCGCGTTCGAAGACGTCGACCTCACCGAAGTCGCCCTTCTCGCCCTCGAGCGCGTCCGGCGCGAGAGCGAGACCCAGGACCTCCAATTCGAACTCCTCGCGCCCCTCGGCCGGGTCCGCGCCGATCGCGCCGCCCTCGATCAGGTCTTTTTCAATCTCATCTCCAACGCGGTGAAATTCCGCTGCACCGACGTATCCCTGCACCTGCGCATCTTCGCCGAAACAAAGGCCGGCCGCCGCCGTGTTTGGTTTGAGGACAACGGCATCGGTGTCGATCCGCAGTCGCGCCACCGCGCCTTCGGCATGTTCGAACGCCTCCATCCCAAATTGAAAATTCCGGGCATGGGCATGGGCCTCGCCATCGTGGCCACCGCGATGACCCGTCTCGGCGGGAGCTATGGCATCGAAGACAACGAACCCGCCGGCAGCCGCTTCTGGATCGAGTTCCCCGCCTGA
- a CDS encoding Gfo/Idh/MocA family protein — protein sequence MTQKSDGMNYAPQGKPRPVVQPGEFPIAAAFLEHGHIYGQCNGLLEAGATLKWVYDADAAKVDAFRAKFPSVRVARSFDEILADPDVKLVAAAAIPCDRGPIGCRVMEAGKDYFTDKTPFTTLAQLDAAQATVARTGRKYAVYFSERLHVESAMLATDLVRDGAIGRVIQVLGLGPHRIGPKSGRPAWFYERAKYGGILCDIGSHQFEQFLTYSGAADATITQAAVANYANADTPEFEDFGEASLLGDNGTSNYIRVDWFTPAGLSTWGDGRTVILGTKGYIELRKYVDVAREKTGDHVFLVDDAGERYINAAGQVGFRFFGELILDCLHGTEKAMTQAHAFKAAELCLRAQLAARHITVPRA from the coding sequence ATGACTCAGAAAAGCGACGGCATGAATTACGCCCCCCAAGGCAAACCGCGTCCAGTCGTGCAACCGGGCGAGTTCCCCATCGCCGCCGCGTTCCTCGAACACGGCCACATCTACGGCCAGTGCAACGGCCTCCTCGAAGCCGGCGCCACCCTCAAGTGGGTTTACGATGCCGACGCCGCCAAGGTGGATGCCTTTCGCGCCAAATTTCCCTCCGTCCGCGTCGCGCGTTCGTTCGACGAAATCCTCGCGGATCCCGACGTGAAACTCGTCGCCGCCGCCGCCATCCCCTGCGACCGCGGCCCGATCGGTTGCCGCGTCATGGAGGCCGGCAAAGACTACTTCACCGACAAAACCCCTTTCACCACCCTCGCCCAGCTCGACGCCGCCCAAGCCACCGTCGCGCGCACCGGCCGCAAATACGCCGTCTATTTCAGCGAACGCCTCCACGTCGAATCCGCCATGCTCGCCACCGACCTCGTGCGCGACGGCGCCATCGGCCGCGTGATTCAGGTGCTCGGCCTCGGCCCGCATCGCATCGGCCCGAAATCCGGCCGCCCCGCGTGGTTCTACGAACGCGCCAAATACGGCGGCATCCTGTGCGACATCGGCAGCCACCAGTTCGAGCAATTCCTCACCTACTCCGGCGCGGCCGACGCCACCATCACGCAAGCCGCCGTCGCCAACTACGCCAATGCCGACACGCCCGAGTTCGAGGACTTCGGCGAAGCATCACTTCTCGGCGACAACGGCACGTCCAACTACATCCGCGTGGACTGGTTCACGCCCGCGGGCCTGAGCACGTGGGGCGATGGCCGCACTGTCATCCTCGGCACGAAGGGCTACATCGAGTTGCGCAAATACGTCGACGTCGCCCGCGAGAAAACCGGCGACCACGTCTTCCTCGTCGACGACGCCGGTGAACGCTACATCAACGCCGCCGGCCAGGTCGGCTTCCGCTTTTTCGGCGAACTCATTCTCGACTGCCTGCACGGCACCGAAAAAGCCATGACGCAGGCCCACGCCTTCAAAGCCGCCGAACTCTGCCTCCGCGCGCAACTCGCCGCACGTCACATCACGGTGCCACGCGCGTAA
- a CDS encoding Gfo/Idh/MocA family protein, with product MANLDTGEFSRPVGFGIVGLGMIAGFHARALAETTGAKLVGVVAREAAKAQAFAAQHGGGWATDSVEELVARADIDVVIIATPSGAHLEPALAAIRAGKHVLVEKPIEISVERTDALLAAADAAGVQVGAIFQSRFGAGAQALKAAVDAGRFGRFVLASANVKWHRAADYYRGWKGTLALDGGAVLINQGIHTVDLLQWLAGMPETVAAWTARRVHTQIEGEDTMTAMLRFPHGALGTIEATTAAWPGWQRRIELCGENGSALLEDDRLVRWDFRDVQPGDEAVRASAVAEGAPSGGAGAANQISYAGHQRQIADFVAAVRTGKRVAVDGREARKAVALVRAIYESAAAGGAVTRVAP from the coding sequence ATGGCTAACCTCGATACAGGAGAGTTTTCCCGCCCGGTCGGATTCGGCATCGTGGGATTGGGAATGATCGCGGGATTTCACGCGCGCGCGCTGGCGGAGACGACTGGCGCGAAACTCGTCGGCGTGGTGGCGCGCGAGGCGGCGAAAGCGCAGGCGTTTGCGGCGCAGCATGGTGGCGGGTGGGCGACTGACTCGGTGGAGGAATTGGTCGCACGGGCGGACATCGACGTGGTGATCATCGCGACGCCGAGCGGGGCGCATCTGGAGCCGGCGTTGGCGGCGATTCGCGCGGGGAAACATGTGCTCGTGGAGAAACCCATCGAGATTTCCGTCGAGCGTACGGATGCGCTGCTCGCCGCGGCGGACGCGGCGGGTGTGCAGGTGGGCGCGATTTTCCAGAGTCGCTTCGGCGCGGGGGCGCAGGCGTTGAAGGCGGCGGTGGACGCGGGGCGCTTCGGGCGGTTCGTGCTGGCGAGCGCGAATGTGAAATGGCACCGCGCGGCCGATTACTATCGCGGGTGGAAAGGCACGCTCGCGCTCGATGGCGGGGCGGTGCTGATCAACCAAGGCATTCACACGGTGGATCTGTTGCAATGGCTCGCGGGGATGCCGGAGACGGTCGCGGCGTGGACGGCGCGGCGCGTGCACACGCAGATCGAAGGCGAGGATACGATGACGGCGATGCTGCGTTTTCCGCACGGAGCGCTCGGCACGATCGAGGCGACGACGGCGGCGTGGCCGGGATGGCAGCGGCGCATCGAACTGTGCGGGGAAAACGGCTCGGCGTTGCTCGAGGACGACCGGCTCGTGCGCTGGGATTTTCGCGACGTGCAACCCGGCGACGAGGCGGTGCGCGCGAGCGCGGTGGCGGAAGGCGCGCCGAGTGGCGGCGCGGGCGCGGCGAACCAGATCAGCTACGCGGGGCATCAACGGCAGATCGCGGATTTCGTGGCGGCGGTGCGCACGGGAAAACGCGTGGCGGTGGACGGCCGCGAGGCGCGCAAGGCGGTGGCGCTCGTGCGCGCGATTTACGAATCGGCGGCGGCGGGTGGCGCGGTTACGCGCGTGGCACCGTGA